From the genome of Eucalyptus grandis isolate ANBG69807.140 chromosome 2, ASM1654582v1, whole genome shotgun sequence, one region includes:
- the LOC104425267 gene encoding iridoid oxidase produces the protein MEYCPSWLFWLGLLLPALLIFLLNRKRTKLPPQPPAWPVIGNILDLGTTPHQNLHHFRAKHGPVTWLKLGSVNTMVIQSAQAAAEFFKGHDFAFADRKCPHAMTALNYDQGSLAVGRYGGYWRVLRRLCSVELLVTKRVNETAHLRQKCVDNMVAYLEEEMAVKQVTTEQGIDLSHFLLLMGFNVVGNMVLSRDLWDPKSKDGPEFFDAMNRFMEWAGKPNVADFLPWLKWLDPQGIKASMAKDMGRAMNIAEGFVKERLEERKLRGEMRTTNDFLDAVLDYEGDGKEGPRKISSQNVIIIILEMFFAGSDTTSSTIEWAMAELLRQPVSMKKAKDEINQIVGLNSKLEESDTEKMPFLQAVVKETLRLHPPLPLLVPRNAIKETNFMGFDIPKDTQVFVNAWGIGRDPDAWEDPLAFKPERFLGSKIDYKGQNFELIPFGSGRRMCVGLSLADRVLHLGLAKLLYHFDWELGDGLTPETLDMRERVGITVRKLHPLKVIPKKRSA, from the exons ATGGAGTACTGCCCTTCTTGGCTCTTTTGGctcggcctcctcctcccgGCACTTCTAATTTTCCTTCTCAACCGGAAGCGCACCAAGCTTCCCCCTCAGCCCCCCGCATGGCCCGTGATCGGCAATATCCTCGACCTCGGGACCACACCGCACCAGAACCTCCACCACTTCCGAGCCAAGCACGGGCCTGTGACGTGGTTGAAGCTCGGCTCCGTGAACACCATGGTGATCCAATCAGCTCAGGCCGCCGCAGAGTTCTTCAAGGGCCATGACTTCGCGTTCGCAGACCGCAAGTGTCCCCATGCAATGACAGCTCTCAATTATGACCAAGGTTCGCTCGCTGTGGGTCGTTACGGTGGCTACTGGCGCGTTCTCAGGCGTCTCTGCTCTGTTGAGCTCCTCGTGACCAAGCGCGTCAACGAGACAGCCCATCTCAGGCAGAAGTGCGTCGACAATATGGTCGCGTATTTAGAGGAAGAAATGGCGGTTAAACAAGTAACGACAG AGCAAGGAATCGACTTATCCCACTTCCTCCTTCTCATGGGATTTAATGTGGTGGGTAATATGGTGCTCTCGCGGGATCTGTGGGACCCAAAATCAAAGGACGGGCCCGAGTTCTTCGATGCCATGAACCGGTTCATGGAATGGGCTGGCAAGCCCAACGTAGCCGACTTCCTGCCGTGGTTGAAATGGTTGGACCCGCAGGGGATCAAGGCAAGCATGGCGAAGGACATGGGTCGAGCCATGAACATTGCTGAAGGTTTTGTAAAAGAGAGGTTGGAGGAGCGAAAGCTAAGGGGAGAGATGAGAACGACAAATGACTTCTTGGATGCGGTATTGGATTATGAGGGCGATGGAAAAGAAGGCCCTCGCAAAATCTCTTCCCAGAACGTCATCATAATAATTCTG GAAATGTTTTTCGCTGGATCAGATACCACAAGCAGCACCATCGAGTGGGCGATGGCGGAGCTACTCCGCCAACCCGTGTCAATGAAAAAGGCCAAAGATGAGATTAACCAGATTGTGGGGTTGAACAGCAAACTCGAAGAAAGTGACACGGAAAAAATGCCGTTTTTGCAAGCTGTGGTGAAGGAAACCCTAAGATTGCATCCACCATTACCTTTGCTTGTCCCACGAAATGCTATAAAAGAAACCAATTTCATGGGCTTTGATATACCCAAAGATACCCAGGTTTTCGTGAATGCATGGGGCATTGGAAGAGACCCAGATGCTTGGGAGGACCCATTAGCATTCAAACCAGAGAGGTTTCTAGGATCTAAAATTGACTACAAAGGTCAAAACTTTGAGCTAATTCCATTCGGATCAGGCAGAAGAATGTGCGTCGGACTTTCGTTGGCAGATAGGGTGCTTCATCTCGGTCTTGCGAAGTTGCTGTATCATTTCGATTGGGAACTCGGTGATGGTTTGACTCCAGAGACCCTCGACATGAGAGAGCGGGTGGGAATAACAGTAAGGAAGCTCCATCCCTTAAAAGTGATACCTAAAAAACGTAGTGCGTGA